The following coding sequences are from one Mastomys coucha isolate ucsf_1 unplaced genomic scaffold, UCSF_Mcou_1 pScaffold9, whole genome shotgun sequence window:
- the Lgals3 gene encoding galectin-3: MADSFSLNDALAGSGNPNPQGYPGAWGNQPGAGGYPGASYPGAYPGQAPPGAYPGQAPPGAYPGQAPPSAYPGPTAPGAYPGPNAPGAYPGPTAPGAFPGQPGAPGAYPSAPGAYPAAGPYGAPAGPLTVPYDLPLPGGVMPRMLITIMGTVKPNANRIALDFRRGNDVAFHFNPRFNENNRRVIVCNTKQNNTWGREERQSAFPFESGKPFKIQVLVEADHFKVAVNDAHLLQYNHRMTNLREISQLGISGDITLTSASHAMI, translated from the exons ATGGCAGACAGCTTTTCG CTTAATGATGCCTTAGCTGGCTCTGGAAACCCAAACCCTCAAGGATATCCCGGTGCATGGGGGAACCAGCCTGGGGCAGGGGGCTACCCAGGGGCCTCCTATCCTGGGGCTTACCCAGGACAGGCTCCTCCAGGGGCCTACCCAGGACAGGCTCCTCCAGGGGCCTACCCAGGACAGGCTCCTCCTAGTGCCTACCCCGGCCCAACTGCCCCTGGAGCTTATCCTGGCCCAAATGCCCCTGGAGCTTATCCTGGCCCAACTGCCCCTGGAGCCTTCCCAGGGCAACCTGGGGCACCTGGGGCCTACCCCAGTGCTCCTGGGGCCTATCCTGCTGCTGGCCCCTATGGTGCCCCTGCCGGACCACTG ACAGTGCCCTATGATCTGCCCTTGCCTGGAGGAGTCATGCCCCGCATGCTGATCACAATCATGGGCACAGTGAAACCCAACGCAAACAG GATTGCTTTAGATTTCAGGAGAGGGAATGATGTTGCCTTCCACTTTAACCCCCGCTTCAATGAAAACAACAGAAGAGTCATTGTGTGTAACACGAAGCAGAACAATAcctggggaagggaagaaaggcagtCAGCTTTCCCCTTTGAGAGCGGCAAGCCATTCAAA ATACAAGTCCTGGTTGAAGCTGACCACTTCAAGGTTGCGGTCAATGATGCTCACCTGTTGCAGTACAACCATCGGATGACGAACCTCAGGGAAATCAGCCAACTGGGGATCAGTGGTGACATAACCCTCACCAGCGCTTCCCACGCCATGATCTAA